The sequence below is a genomic window from Harmonia axyridis chromosome 1, icHarAxyr1.1, whole genome shotgun sequence.
AAACGCGTAGTGGTCGAATATAAAAAGAGTTTCATAAGAAGAAAGAGGTTCTGTTCCAgaaatgaatcaccctgtaaatttaGAAACTAAATATCACGATGATCATGATGTAAActcaaaattggaatatctgggccaaatttcagatgaattgatgaatatcttgtgaagtgcagatggtatgagaaaaaactcgaaaaaaccaactttaacatcctgtatctcgaaaaccaaGCATTTGCGTactttttctcttaaaattataCCTCATTTTGAGGAACACCCGGTATACCCACTTATTTATTTTGGCAGCTAAATGGAATAATTGCAGCTGAAACGTTTACATCAAATAAAATCATTTAGATAACTATTACCTCATTGTTTATCAATCCAAtctattcatttgaaaataacatTAATTCCTTTTTTAAATTTCAGGGTGATTTCTGATGAATTCAGGAAGTCTGCATGAACGAGATGATCAAGGAATCTTAAAAGATAACTCCATATTATTTCCTTGCAGAAGATGAAGGTTAGTTGAGTGATATGTAATTTAAAAGTTCAATTATGCAATCAACCTATTGTGCACAAAACAATATTACGTCAATGTGaagttatatttcaattttcattttgtttccaGGTGATCCACATCTGAAGATGACGAGTTGGTATGGAGTATCAGCAAAATGAAGAATTTGGTAGAATTTTCACGTAGCAGTTCATtcatatatatttaattttattatgatttagtttaaattgatattttctatgcgattttaaattagaatatgaaaattataagAATCTTATAATTTTACAAGAAGTGGTACCAAATATTGTGAAGAATAAATTTCTGAAAAGGTGCCTAATTATGTACATTCATTAAATTTGGAACAAAAGAATGCACATATTTAATGAGTCAATTAACAAGCGTTCCTAATTCGAAATTAATTCGAACTAATCTTGAATTAATGTCCTTGACAGTCACAAGATACATAAAtccatcaaaaattttcaactggaaTAATTGACAACACATGCTTTTTCAATCCAGTTCCTCTAACCGACAATTTTTCTGTAGGATTTCTCGTGAATTTCGAATTACATACTCTGGCAGCCACATTAATCAACAGCTGTCTCATTTATCATCCcaacttttattatttatagCACAGCTGTACTCGGTCTGATCACTCCTGATCATATGAATTAAGTTTAATAAAAGTTTGACTTACAACCTATCCAGTTTTTCATTTCTGATTTGATCCTTATTACCAAGTTCCGTTGAATTTACAggataaataagaaaaaaaaagttgcattGCCTGACTTCCgcaaacaattgaaaaatttagttcGTTTATAAAGTGGTAATTTGTTTCTGAAGGCAATGAAAGATTGAAATTAACTTCATTTTGTTAATTTACCATACCAGATTCTAAATCACAAACAGTTAATTATATAGAAAGTGGATAATTATATGAATTCATGAATGTTGATGATTTTTGGAATCATTCAGATAAATTTtccttcaataattttcttatgaaCTTATTCAGATCGTATATTAATCAGAGCTCCTATAAATTGGCTGTTATGAATAAGTAATAGACATTGATAAGTAggaaattaatattattaatttgtatataaTCAAGAATTTCTGATCCTGCCATATTATTACGAAAAGTAGAAGATAATTCTTGAAATAACGATTGATATCATTTCTAAATTACAACATTTGATCAAAAAACACTTATCCCATTCAAAAGGTAATTAGACGATCAATGTGTTACAGGTAACATTCAATCGATTCCAGAAATTCTAGTTTTAAGAATGTTTTGCAGGTAAGTGAACAATAAAAGTAAAAGAACTCTTTTTGATCGAATTTGGTAGTTATGCAGTTAACTTGAAGTATGAAGGCATAATTTCGTTAGGAAATTAGAAGGTTGAAAAAGAACGCTACAAATAAATGACAACAAAAGGGGCATCGAAGAATTTGactttttttattatgaaaGAACTCTACAGGACAAGGGGAATGCAGCAATACGAGATCCTTATGGAAGATTCGTGGAATTCTTCCTTCTCTACATTGATAgatttttccaataagaggtacattttggtattaaaaaaaaggggaaattttaagagaaatcaatggatgtttatttaattGTAGAGGGGAAGGTATGGTATCAACAATGGAGAACGATATCAGCTAAATGGCCGCCATGGCTACGATTGCAGTAccataaatgaaattttctattaacaattcgcacatttgtggatgtaacgggtgtttttttttcgaggtatataactttaagttagcattactgttcaaaatggcgaccgatttgacagctgtcaagtgattcattctcagtttggtttggcaattcatcatgaatagactcacgcctgaaaaacgcttgcaaatagtgcaattttatttcgaaaataatggttctgtgcggaatacgtatcgcgcactacgtccattttattttgtttagcgatgaagcgcacttctggttgaatggctacgtcaacaaacaaaactgccgcatttggagcgaagctaatcctcaagtgtatgtcgaaacaccgttacatccagaaaaacttactgtttggtgcgctttatgggctggtggaatcattggtccgtacttcttcaaaaacgatgatggccagaacgttacagtcaatggtgatcggtatagagctatgattactaactttttaattcctgaattgaacaaccatgatgtccaggagctgtggttccaacaagagggcgcaacatgtcacacagctcgtgccacaatcgattttttgaaagacacgtttggtgaccgcctaatttcacgttttgaactatgaattggcctccaagatcttgtgattcaacaccgctagactactttctgtggggctatgtaaagtcattggtctatgcggataagccacaaatccttgactatttggaagccaacattcgccgtgttgttgccgatatacggccacaaatgttggaaaaagtaatcgaaaattggacgtccagattggactacatccaagccagccgtggcggtcatatgccagaaatcatatttaaaatgtaatgccacaagatcatcttgcggataaataaaattcatgtcaatggaataatccatcgttgttttattgcaatttaaagttctatagctcttaaaaaaaacaccctttagaatgcctaattcccaagatcgatgaGGAagcgacaaacctgggttttcgtcaatatAACTGACTAGAGCAgccatattctcagttgttcttgagcaacgCACACTGTTTCGAATCTTCGCAAAACTAaattgtcccaacagctcaaatttctcTTCTGAATCGTGCTAAATCATCTATCCTTACTATCAACTTAATCAGTCGAAATTATTCTTCTCCAACTATTTTCAATATAACTCACAATCCTGAGAAACCAACACCTCCAACCAACCCCTTATCGTCAAGATCTCCCCTCCGAGCAGTTCCAAAAGGCGATAAACAACAAAATTCCTAGACACCATCAAAAAATCCGAATCCTAAGAGAACATTCGGTCGTCGACTCGTTTCTTGTTTTTTCGATACGGGGCTCCTGAATAATTCAATTCCCCGTGGAAAATTAGCATCAGAACGTCGTTCAGGGGCGAGATATCGTAGTCCGAATCTGTCCATCTTACCGAGAATCGTTCGGGAGAAACTGAAAAGTATGGAAATTGTAATATCGGCCTTTATAGCGACTGAATCTGTTATTACTATAATTATAGCCCTGGGGCGAGTCCCGTCTGTCCGTCTGTTCGCCTATAACTACACACATTTGATGCCTGCCCGCTCCATAGACGACTGACGTCTTCGACGTTTCCAGTGCGGATGAGATGGCCACTTGGTTTGTGCGCACTCCTTTGGTTGTTTCAGGTCGTGCTTCGTAAAGgattactaaagggtgttttttttagagccatagaactttaaattgcaatgaaacaacgatggattattcgattgacatgaattttatttatccgcaagataatcttgtggcattacattttaaatatgatttctggcatatgaccgccacggctggctcggatgtagtccaatctggacgtccaattttcgatgacttcttccaacatttgtggccgtatatcggcaataacacggcgaatgttgtcttccgaatggtcaagggtttgtgacttatccgcatagaccaatgactttacatagccccacagaaagtagtctagcggtgttaaatcacaagatcttggaggccaagtcACAAGTcccaaatgtgaaattaggcggtcaccaaacgtgtctttcaataaatcgattgtggcacgagctgtgtgacatgttgcgccgtctcattggaaccacagctcctggacatcatggttgttcaggagtgaaaaagctagtaatcatggctctatactgatcaccattgactgtaacgttctggccatcatcgtttttgaagaagtacggaccaatgattccaccagcccataaagcacaccaaacagtcagtttttctagttgtaacggtgtttcgacatacacttgaggattagctccacttcaaatgcggcagttttgtttgttgacgtagccattcaaccagaagtgcgcttcatcgctcaacaaaataaaatggacgtagtgcgcgatacgtattccgcacagaaccattattttcgaaatgaaattgcactatttgcaagcgttgttcaggcgtgagtctattcaagatgaattgccaaaccaaactgagaataaatcacttgacagctgttaaatcggtcgccatcttgaacagtaatgccaacttaaagttatatacctcgaaaaaaaaaacaccctatacaagtcaaagactgGCCCTGTTTACAGaatgagtctttgacttgtacacatatttcaaccgaagattcctgaagtcaaaagaaacactttttttccaattcagctcggttgaaaagatgcAGGctattgaaaatccataaaaatttaatttttaatccaTCAAATGTCAAATGCACGGACGGTGCGAGAAATTTTGCGCCTGAATCAAAGAATTTTTTAGCGCCCCTGCTGAATAAGTaacaataacaacatgaccacataaaattaaatattaaacACTTTAAAGCAGAAATCTAATACTGGATGGTTTTCAGAAGTGCATAAGATATTCCTAGAAAAAATTACATCAATATATATTTGTACAAGAGAACAGAAGCACTCGACAATACCTCACCACTtcctaatttattttcatattggTGTATGATTTCCCTTATGCATAATGTGATATACTACTCAACAGCTCATGACTTCAAGTCAGCTTTTTCCTGATTTTCCCATTAAAAATCTATAACGAGTTTCCGAAAGCATAAAAATCTAACCATCGAACACAAATTCAATTCGTAATACCATGACGTTCAAGTCAAACGTGACAAACGCGAAACACGGTACAAAATGCGGTCGACAATcgtaaattttttccttttattaacccTTTTACCTCACCAAATCATCGCCAACCCTCGTGACGAATGCAGAAACCgcaaatttgacaaatatctaGTCTCCATCCAAACTGACCTTAAGCACAGATGCACTGGGGTCATCCTGAACTCAAACACCATCCTAACCACTGCCCTGTGCCTAACAGACCACATCTACAGAACTTCAGCTCCAGGTACCTGCGACTGTGCAAAGAATGTGTCAGTAATCTACAGCGTTGGTTCTGGTAACATGGAAGGTTTGATCTGCGCCAAAGATATCAAGGTGTTGAAAACCGTTATGCATCCTGCTTACAATAGGTCAGCGAAAGAAGTGGAATACGACGTGGCCATCTTGAAAACCAAGGGTTACATGGACTTGGGTAAAGCATGGAAAGAGCCGCCTTTGTCTAGTGATACTTGGAAGGTGATGGAGAACTGTGATGCTGAGGCTGTGTTGACTGGATTTTGGATGGATAAGTATCAGAAAGAGCCTAATGTGCAAGCACCTTGCATAGACGTACAAGTTGCTAACAAAAAACTCTGCATGACTGCAGAAGGCGAATTCAAACCAGTTGCAAGAAACAAGATGGAGCCAAGGGTCATGTGTGTTTTCGACTCGAATTTGAAGAGTCCTTCTATATGCAGAGGTTATTTTGGTTCGCCTATCTTCTGTAGGGAGAAGAAAACTGGGATTTCAATATTGTATGGTTTCTTGTCCCATAGAAAGGGTTTTTCTGAACGGTGTGAACCAGATGAAACGTTGGTTTATGCAAGGCTGCAGACCTATAATGATTTCTTGCAGAGAGAGAGGgtttgagaataaaatttcgagTTAGAATAAAATCTTATGTATTGAGGTTCAGAGTTTTATTGCTGAAGGTTGAAGATTCAATGATTTCACTTCATTTCGAAAAGACTCCAACATATCGAGAACAATTTTAAGGAAGAAGAAACGTTTATTTAACATCACTATTGTTCATCTTCATGGATGTACATACAAGGTGGTTATGTTTCGACAAAATGTACATATGTAACAGTTCACACTAACACCAGGTTACTGTGAACTGTTGAGTAACTTTATTTGAattagaatttgtttttataaTGGTGTTGACTTCCCTGATGCATGATGTGATATTCTACTCAAATGCTCATgacttttttctgattttccCATTAAAAATCTGTAACGAGTTTCCAAAAACATCAAAATCGAACCATCGAACACAAACTCAATTCGTAATACAATGACGTTCAAGTCGAACATGACAAACGCGAAATACGGTTCAAAATGCGGTCGACAGTCGTctattttttcctttcattaaCCCTTTCAACTCACCAAATTATCGCCAACGTTCGTATAGAATGCAAAAACCgcaaatttgacaaatatctaGTGTCCATCCAAACCGACCGCCAGCACAAATGCACTGGGGTCATCCTGAACTCAAACACCATCTTAACAAGTGGCCTGTGCCTAACAGACCACATCTACAGAACTTCAGCTCCAGGTACCTGCGACTGTGCAAAGAATGTGTCAATCATCTACGGTCTGGCTTCTAGTAACATGGGAGGCATGATCTGCGCCAAAGATATCAAGGTGGCGAAAACAGTCTTACATCCTAATTACTATAGGTCAGCCCAACAAGTGGACAACGACGTGGCCATCTTGAAAACCAAGGGTTACATGGACTTGGGTAAAGAATGGAAAGAGCCGTCTTTGTCTAATGATTCTTGGACGGTGTTGGACAACTGTGATGCTGAGGCTGTGTTGACTGGATTTTGGATGGATTGGTATCAGAAAGAGCCTAATGTGCAAGCACCTTGCATAGACGTATTGGTTTCTAACAAAAAACTCTGCACGGATCCAATCCGCGACTTAACATATACCAAGATGCAACCAAGGTTCATGTGTGTTATCAGCTCGAATGTCATGACTCGTTCTATATGCAGAGCTTATTTTGGTTCGCCTATCTTCTGCAGAGAGAAGAAGACTGGGACTTCGATATTGTATGGATACTTGTCCCATAGGCTGCGTTTTTATGAACATTGTGAACATGGTCAAAGTATAGTTTATGCAAGGCTGCAGAGCTATAAGGATTTCTGGCAGAGAGAGAggctttgaaattaaaatttcgagTTAGAATAAAATCATATGTGTTGAGGTTCAGAGTTTTATTGCTGAAGGTTGAAGGTTCAATGATTTGTACATATGTAACAGTCAACACCAGGTTGCTGTGAACTGTTAAGTAACTTTATTAGAATTAGAATTCGAGTATATAAGGAATGACCCAATCTAGAAAATTAAACAGAGTTAACttgacaataatttttatttttcctcaaACTTGATCACTAGTATGGAATGGTCTAGGGAATATTCGCATCTACGTATTTAGATTTTTGCTTATAAATtgcatgaattatcaaattatcAATTGAAGACGTTGgtctactgaaaatgaaatcagCAATGTTGAATAGAttgaatatggaatggctaGGAGGCAGCCTTTCAAGAGTGCGACCAATTTGTTCTTTTGTTGGCTATTATTTTGTGAGGATTTAGAAATGGTGATCTTAGAACTATACTTCTTACGCTAGCCAGGATACTTGCACCTTAAATATCAGTTGGCAAGAAGTATAACATCCGCGTGCTTAtaaggattcatcaagccaagtaacttgaCATTCTAACCAACAACTTGACTAgaaaatcaagctcatgaaaaattacatacttgtacttgacttgacttgataccaagctacttgatattacatGAGCTTGATtatgatatgcacgcgtcgcacggcatatatttctgcaatctcgtgcgcgcttagactaaataaggggattcctcgagcgccgagaaactggagcattcgccagtgtgactttattagtagttttctcacatttctatgaaatctattggtagattttggtagtttcagaatagttatattataatattataatacaagtgcagaaggcattgatattcttccacgagttcaaaattcaaaaacgagccacgaagtggcgagttttggaatgaacgagtggtagaatgagccttctgtacgagtattatacattatctctaattcattgcattttcattgaaattaatgaaatatttccatgaatataatttagtgatttttgcattgaaaaatgttggttggcagaactgatttctttaaggcaatttgatgaattgacagataatgccgtagcggaaagttcggagtgccaacatagaataataaaatataaccatgaaaactgtgcgtttctgatatattctcgcacgattttgttctacaaga
It includes:
- the LOC123674277 gene encoding granzyme M-like, producing MRSTIVNFFLLLTLLPHQIIANPRDECRNRKFDKYLVSIQTDLKHRCTGVILNSNTILTTALCLTDHIYRTSAPGTCDCAKNVSVIYSVGSGNMEGLICAKDIKVLKTVMHPAYNRSAKEVEYDVAILKTKGYMDLGKAWKEPPLSSDTWKVMENCDAEAVLTGFWMDKYQKEPNVQAPCIDVQVANKKLCMTAEGEFKPVARNKMEPRVMCVFDSNLKSPSICRGYFGSPIFCREKKTGISILYGFLSHRKGFSERCEPDETLVYARLQTYNDFLQRERV
- the LOC123674281 gene encoding uncharacterized protein LOC123674281; translation: MRSTVVYFFLSLTLSTHQIIANVRIECKNRKFDKYLVSIQTDRQHKCTGVILNSNTILTSGLCLTDHIYRTSAPGTCDCAKNVSIIYGLASSNMGGMICAKDIKVAKTVLHPNYYRSAQQVDNDVAILKTKGYMDLGKEWKEPSLSNDSWTVLDNCDAEAVLTGFWMDWYQKEPNVQAPCIDVLVSNKKLCTDPIRDLTYTKMQPRFMCVISSNVMTRSICRAYFGSPIFCREKKTGTSILYGYLSHRLRFYEHCEHGQSIVYARLQSYKDFWQRERL